The Chryseolinea soli genome contains a region encoding:
- a CDS encoding helix-turn-helix domain-containing protein, which produces METYFKLTAVVQIVAFTLGFVASYVLWRYPKNLTTPNKYLAVSMASISYALVVVFLVETGWITSLPHLYRTGNLLALLYIPFSYLYVRSAIAGKKFRVIDLLHLVPAFLYLVDCLPFFWLSSADKQLVLQQDLINLHHLNPYAQGWLFPAGFPFPAQSLQFVVYWSLQIALVITYYHHEQFAKTEANKNWRIWLITYCVLQVIPVFCYFYGWFTSPDTSTVLIQLTVAGNIIFTAIALFTHPSILYGNVQEMQTLPSTSKIRVNPTLDKSRTSPDSVQQREDPAPEHEHKQLIDAEKALIITTQLKALMLTQPYLRQGYSLQDLSNDLRIPAYQLSSLLNRYLGVSFNDYLNQHRIEYCMDRMKKGDGHVLTLEGLAYDCGFSNRNSFTTAFKKFAGLPPSEYLREIKSLVQLPSLKKTGHKQNA; this is translated from the coding sequence ATGGAAACGTATTTCAAACTTACCGCTGTCGTACAGATCGTCGCGTTCACACTGGGCTTCGTCGCATCATATGTTTTGTGGCGCTACCCCAAAAATCTGACGACGCCCAACAAATACCTGGCGGTGTCGATGGCAAGTATTTCCTATGCCCTCGTGGTCGTATTCCTGGTGGAAACCGGATGGATCACCAGCCTGCCCCATCTCTATCGCACGGGCAATCTGCTGGCACTTCTCTACATACCCTTTTCTTATCTGTATGTGCGCTCGGCCATTGCCGGTAAAAAATTCCGCGTCATCGATTTGCTTCATCTGGTACCTGCGTTTTTGTATTTGGTGGATTGCCTTCCATTCTTTTGGCTTTCCTCCGCCGACAAACAACTGGTCCTGCAACAGGACCTGATCAACCTTCATCACCTGAACCCGTATGCCCAAGGATGGTTGTTTCCGGCAGGGTTCCCCTTCCCGGCGCAGAGCTTGCAGTTCGTGGTGTATTGGTCGCTGCAGATCGCACTGGTCATAACGTATTACCATCACGAACAATTTGCAAAAACGGAGGCGAATAAGAATTGGAGAATTTGGCTCATCACCTATTGCGTTTTGCAGGTGATCCCCGTGTTCTGTTATTTCTATGGATGGTTCACTTCTCCCGATACATCAACCGTCCTGATACAGCTTACCGTGGCCGGCAACATCATCTTCACCGCTATTGCCTTGTTCACCCATCCCAGCATCTTGTATGGAAATGTGCAGGAAATGCAAACGCTCCCTTCGACCAGCAAAATTCGCGTGAACCCGACACTGGATAAATCGCGCACTTCTCCTGACTCCGTGCAGCAACGTGAAGACCCCGCGCCCGAACACGAGCACAAGCAATTGATCGACGCTGAGAAAGCACTCATCATCACCACGCAGCTGAAAGCGCTCATGCTCACGCAACCCTACCTGCGGCAGGGCTATTCCCTGCAAGATCTAAGCAACGACCTTCGCATCCCGGCCTACCAACTCTCGTCTTTGCTCAACCGCTACCTTGGCGTATCGTTCAACGACTACCTGAACCAGCACCGCATTGAATATTGCATGGACCGCATGAAAAAGGGCGACGGCCACGTGCTCACACTAGAAGGGCTGGCCTACGACTGTGGATTCAGCAACCGAAACTCATTTACGACCGCCTTCAAAAAATTTGCCGGCCTACCCCCTTCCGAATATCTCCGGGAAATCAAATCGCTTGTGCAATTGCCAAGTCTTAAAAAAACTGGGCATAAACAAAACGCGTAA
- a CDS encoding GNAT family N-acetyltransferase — MESSQQPLISHAEPILPVADITATVDYWHKVLGFPEKWTWGEPPNHGGVVWHGAHVQFTLNPSLAAVSGPQAIFITARHIQSLYALHQSRNVEIVSPLENKPWGMAGYIVREMNGYYINFGGALIGDHEHRHGRAPVPMRIVHRSPTPAEYSWLNVAVGWSKSTNAEALPDILSSPVHAVVAEHTQTGEAIGCALLLGDNASLYYVKDVMVHPDWQHRGVGTAMMEELIQWFDTNAPHNALATLITGENLAPFYQPLGFTPAFGMMRWSRKPGSDKK; from the coding sequence ATGGAATCGTCACAGCAACCCCTCATCTCCCACGCCGAACCGATCCTTCCCGTAGCCGACATCACGGCCACCGTTGACTACTGGCACAAGGTGTTGGGGTTTCCTGAAAAGTGGACCTGGGGTGAGCCCCCCAATCATGGTGGGGTAGTTTGGCATGGTGCGCACGTGCAGTTCACACTCAATCCTTCGCTCGCTGCAGTTTCCGGTCCGCAGGCCATCTTCATCACGGCGCGGCATATCCAGTCCTTGTATGCGCTGCATCAATCCAGGAATGTGGAGATCGTGTCCCCGCTCGAAAATAAACCGTGGGGCATGGCGGGTTACATCGTCCGTGAAATGAACGGCTACTACATCAACTTTGGCGGGGCGTTGATCGGCGATCACGAACACCGTCATGGGCGTGCACCCGTGCCGATGCGCATCGTTCACAGATCGCCAACACCTGCGGAATACTCCTGGCTCAATGTCGCGGTGGGCTGGTCAAAGTCAACCAACGCCGAGGCATTGCCGGACATCCTGTCTTCGCCTGTGCATGCCGTGGTGGCCGAACACACCCAGACCGGCGAGGCCATCGGTTGCGCCCTGTTGTTAGGCGACAACGCAAGTTTGTACTATGTCAAGGACGTGATGGTGCATCCTGATTGGCAACACCGGGGCGTGGGCACCGCCATGATGGAGGAACTCATCCAATGGTTTGATACCAACGCGCCACACAACGCACTGGCCACCCTCATCACCGGTGAGAACCTCGCGCCATTCTATCAGCCGTTGGGATTCACGCCTGCATTTGGCATGATGCGCTGGTCGCGTAAACCGGGATCAGATAAAAAGTAG
- a CDS encoding DUF2490 domain-containing protein: MPASVRQTETKRQLSTGLHRLLLTIACLFPQHPAAAQTNEQLWLEYFLEYPMANVFNLENVVTYSTLLNTPRWRALDYAPTLEYSLTAHIDLMVGSTFSYTWQTEDYNTFEIRPMVGTRIHFNPNRRVPIRFLARLEQRNFQNVETKEWDKTLRPRFRLESLIPLNAKDVFQNKMYYLIADVEYLWKLQDDVSERFANRFRARFGLGYRLSYTWRFEFIYMLQLSREAISDDYSSTDNIFRIRIKHFINKAKPSPVVGVGN, encoded by the coding sequence ATGCCCGCAAGCGTTAGACAAACCGAAACCAAACGCCAACTCTCCACCGGCCTTCACCGGTTGCTGCTGACCATCGCATGCCTCTTCCCACAACACCCCGCGGCAGCGCAGACCAACGAACAACTCTGGCTCGAATACTTTCTGGAGTATCCCATGGCCAACGTCTTCAACCTGGAAAACGTCGTTACCTACAGCACCCTGCTGAACACCCCGCGGTGGCGCGCGCTCGACTACGCTCCCACCCTGGAATATTCACTCACCGCTCACATCGACCTCATGGTGGGCAGCACGTTCTCCTACACCTGGCAAACCGAAGACTACAACACCTTCGAGATCCGCCCCATGGTGGGCACACGCATCCACTTCAACCCAAACCGGCGTGTTCCCATACGCTTTCTCGCCCGCCTGGAGCAACGCAATTTCCAGAACGTAGAAACCAAGGAATGGGACAAGACCCTGCGTCCCCGGTTCAGGCTGGAGTCGCTCATTCCCCTCAACGCGAAAGACGTTTTCCAGAACAAAATGTATTACCTCATCGCCGATGTAGAATACCTCTGGAAACTTCAAGACGATGTGAGTGAACGCTTCGCCAACCGCTTCCGCGCCCGGTTTGGGTTGGGCTACCGGCTCAGCTACACGTGGCGCTTCGAGTTTATTTATATGCTCCAGTTATCGCGCGAGGCGATCAGTGATGATTATAGCAGCACCGACAATATTTTCAGGATCAGGATTAAGCACTTTATCAACAAAGCGAAGCCATCGCCAGTGGTAGGTGTAGGAAATTAG
- a CDS encoding dihydrofolate reductase family protein gives MGHLSVFNFITLNGYYKGLNDDISWHRHGQEESEFASNAASTESILMFGRVTYEMMMRYWPTEQAKQSVPAVAEGMNNSKKIVFSRTLKKATWNNSQLVNDNIDAFVRTLKQGDKNITILGSGSIVTQLAGKGLIDSYQFMLDPVALGDGTPAFKGMTHMLDLTLTSVKNFKSGVVLLNYVPLVGKRDTGGRPAGQV, from the coding sequence ATGGGACACTTATCGGTATTCAATTTCATCACCCTCAACGGCTACTACAAAGGCCTCAACGACGATATCAGCTGGCATCGACACGGCCAGGAAGAAAGCGAATTTGCCTCCAACGCCGCCAGCACGGAAAGCATCCTCATGTTCGGACGTGTGACCTACGAAATGATGATGCGCTATTGGCCCACCGAGCAAGCCAAACAAAGCGTGCCGGCCGTAGCCGAGGGCATGAACAATTCAAAAAAGATCGTCTTCTCCCGAACCCTGAAAAAAGCCACCTGGAACAACAGCCAACTCGTGAATGACAACATCGACGCCTTCGTACGCACCCTAAAACAAGGCGACAAAAACATTACGATCCTGGGCAGTGGCAGCATTGTAACTCAACTGGCCGGCAAAGGGCTTATTGACTCTTATCAATTCATGTTGGACCCCGTCGCGCTCGGTGATGGAACGCCGGCGTTCAAAGGGATGACGCATATGCTTGACTTGACGTTGACTTCGGTGAAGAATTTTAAAAGCGGGGTGGTGTTGTTGAATTATGTGCCGTTGGTTGGGAAACGGGATACTGGGGGGAGACCGGCGGGGCAGGTGTGA
- a CDS encoding nuclear transport factor 2 family protein, translating into MKIIYVCLLVVACAPRTDPLEKIRQENVAVVERYIKAVQSRDANAMTEFLSDDYKGYGPSVADSTNKTMAVENWKYLTENLYASIDYTRSVNLAAELKDGPHPGNYVSNWCHLVIKFKDGRGPVSLNVNAVYRIENGKITLSRTFYNEADVLRQLGYEFTLVSH; encoded by the coding sequence ATGAAAATCATCTATGTTTGTTTACTCGTCGTCGCGTGCGCTCCCCGCACCGATCCGCTGGAGAAGATCAGACAAGAAAACGTGGCGGTGGTGGAGCGCTACATCAAAGCCGTTCAAAGCAGAGACGCGAACGCCATGACCGAATTTCTATCGGACGACTACAAAGGATACGGTCCTTCCGTAGCCGATTCCACCAACAAGACAATGGCGGTAGAAAATTGGAAATACCTGACCGAGAACCTGTATGCGTCCATCGACTATACGCGTTCGGTAAACCTGGCCGCCGAACTAAAAGACGGCCCGCACCCCGGGAATTATGTCTCGAACTGGTGCCACCTGGTCATCAAATTCAAAGATGGCAGGGGCCCGGTGTCGCTCAACGTAAACGCCGTCTACCGGATCGAGAACGGCAAGATCACCCTCAGCCGCACCTTCTACAACGAAGCCGATGTATTGCGACAACTGGGCTATGAGTTTACGTTGGTATCACACTAA
- a CDS encoding formylglycine-generating enzyme family protein has product MKLFAGIVGATVLVAISGCHSGKSTDEGRGDRAPEKRPGMVWIPGGEFIMGTDDPESYEQERPAHTVQVSGFWMDETEVTNAQFKAFTDATKYVTVAERKPDWEELKKQVAPGVPRPPDSLLVAGSLTFQKPSQPVILNDYSQWWKWQPGADWRHPEGEGSTLEGRWNHPVVHVAYEDAIAYCKWAHKRLPTEAEWEFASRGGKQQERYSWGSEVTPNGKFMANTYQGSFPVSNTKEDGFERTSPVKSFPPNPYGLYDIIGNVWEWTQDWYDVNYYKTLAASRVSVNPRGPAKSYDPQDPYSQKRVSRGGSFLCTSTYCVNYRPSARQGTAFDSGSSNVGFRCVADSSEQTLSALQEP; this is encoded by the coding sequence ATGAAACTATTCGCGGGTATTGTGGGCGCGACCGTTTTGGTGGCAATCTCCGGATGCCATTCCGGGAAATCGACGGATGAAGGCCGTGGCGATCGTGCGCCTGAAAAAAGACCGGGCATGGTGTGGATTCCCGGCGGCGAGTTCATCATGGGCACCGACGACCCTGAATCCTACGAGCAAGAACGCCCTGCGCACACCGTGCAAGTGAGCGGGTTTTGGATGGACGAGACGGAGGTGACCAACGCACAATTCAAAGCTTTTACCGACGCCACAAAATACGTGACCGTCGCCGAACGCAAACCCGATTGGGAGGAGTTAAAAAAACAAGTAGCGCCTGGCGTACCCAGACCGCCGGATAGCCTCCTCGTTGCCGGCTCGCTCACATTCCAAAAACCTTCCCAACCCGTGATCCTGAACGACTATTCGCAATGGTGGAAGTGGCAGCCCGGCGCCGACTGGCGTCACCCCGAAGGAGAGGGCAGCACCCTGGAAGGACGGTGGAATCACCCGGTGGTGCACGTAGCCTACGAAGATGCCATCGCCTATTGCAAGTGGGCGCACAAACGGCTGCCCACCGAAGCCGAATGGGAATTTGCTTCGCGTGGCGGCAAGCAACAGGAGCGGTACAGCTGGGGCAGTGAGGTGACGCCCAACGGCAAGTTCATGGCCAACACCTATCAGGGCAGCTTCCCCGTGAGCAACACCAAAGAGGACGGCTTTGAACGCACATCGCCCGTGAAAAGCTTCCCTCCTAACCCTTATGGACTCTACGACATCATTGGCAACGTGTGGGAATGGACCCAGGATTGGTACGATGTGAATTATTACAAAACCCTGGCCGCGTCGCGCGTAAGCGTGAATCCACGCGGGCCGGCGAAGTCTTATGATCCCCAGGACCCCTATTCTCAGAAGCGCGTGAGTCGCGGGGGGTCGTTCTTGTGTACCTCTACGTATTGCGTTAACTACCGGCCTAGCGCGCGACAAGGGACCGCGTTTGATTCGGGATCGTCGAATGTGGGATTCAGGTGTGTGGCGGATTCATCGGAGCAGACGCTTTCGGCGTTGCAGGAACCGTAA
- a CDS encoding RNA polymerase sigma factor, with the protein MDHVELIPHLFRIEYRKIVSVLSKRFGFEQIEVAEDIASDTFLTATQAWGVGGVPPNPTAWLYHVARNKAKTYLQRNHVYENKIVPVVKDATSSLEAEIDLSPQNINDSQLQMMFAVCHPAIPTEAQVGLALRILCGFGIEEIADAFITNKDTINKRLLRGKEKLREQKIKIELPDAAELEGRMAAVLTTIYLLFNEGYYSVSQNSTVRKELCLEAMRLCTMLVENKITNTPAANALLSLMCFHTSRFDARLTESGELILYEDQDTSLWNTEWINKGGYFLSRSASGNKLSKYHLEAGIAYWHTQKNSTKEKWENILQLYNQLLQIEYSPMAALNRTYALSRANGKRQALVEAEKLQLTGNHFYFMLLGDLYTDLDPAKAKRHYEQALTLAKTPADKQAIQKKLDAF; encoded by the coding sequence ATGGATCACGTCGAATTGATACCGCATTTGTTCAGGATCGAGTACCGGAAAATTGTTTCGGTGCTCAGCAAGCGCTTTGGCTTCGAACAGATCGAGGTGGCGGAAGACATTGCCAGCGACACGTTTCTTACGGCGACCCAGGCGTGGGGCGTCGGTGGGGTCCCTCCTAATCCAACGGCATGGCTGTATCATGTGGCAAGAAACAAGGCTAAAACGTATTTGCAGCGGAATCACGTGTATGAAAACAAAATCGTGCCGGTTGTAAAAGATGCGACGAGTTCACTGGAAGCTGAGATCGATCTGTCACCTCAAAACATAAACGACAGTCAGTTGCAGATGATGTTTGCAGTATGTCATCCGGCCATTCCCACCGAGGCGCAGGTGGGGTTGGCGCTGCGTATTCTTTGCGGGTTTGGTATTGAGGAGATCGCCGATGCATTCATCACCAACAAGGATACGATCAACAAGCGGTTGTTGCGGGGCAAGGAGAAATTGCGCGAACAAAAAATAAAGATCGAGTTGCCCGACGCAGCCGAGTTGGAGGGGCGGATGGCCGCGGTGCTGACTACGATCTATTTGTTATTTAACGAAGGCTATTATTCGGTAAGCCAAAATAGCACAGTGCGCAAGGAACTTTGCCTGGAGGCGATGCGGCTTTGCACCATGTTGGTGGAAAACAAGATCACGAACACACCGGCCGCCAACGCCCTGCTATCACTCATGTGTTTTCACACGTCCCGCTTCGATGCGCGGCTGACGGAAAGCGGCGAGTTGATCCTTTATGAAGACCAGGACACCAGTCTTTGGAACACCGAGTGGATCAACAAGGGGGGCTATTTTTTGAGCCGCTCTGCCAGCGGAAACAAACTCTCCAAATATCACCTGGAGGCGGGTATTGCCTATTGGCATACACAAAAGAACAGCACGAAAGAAAAGTGGGAAAACATTCTGCAGCTCTACAACCAGCTACTGCAAATTGAATACTCACCCATGGCGGCGCTGAACAGGACCTATGCGCTTTCGCGGGCCAATGGAAAACGACAGGCGCTTGTGGAAGCCGAAAAATTGCAACTTACGGGCAATCATTTTTACTTCATGCTGCTCGGCGACCTGTACACCGACCTCGACCCTGCCAAAGCCAAACGCCACTACGAACAAGCCCTGACCCTGGCTAAAACACCGGCCGACAAACAAGCCATTCAAAAGAAGCTGGATGCCTTTTAA
- a CDS encoding YciI family protein produces the protein MEEYVLLFRLDILTKEIQPSPEQMQVYMKQYQDWVGGIAAQNKFVGGTGLSTEGKVVKHPSVVTDGPYVDIKESLAGFISVRASDFEDALRMAKECPILGGAGNSVEVRKVVSVHDNKK, from the coding sequence ATGGAAGAATACGTCTTACTATTCCGTCTTGACATTCTCACCAAAGAAATCCAGCCTTCTCCTGAGCAAATGCAAGTCTATATGAAACAATACCAGGACTGGGTAGGCGGCATTGCTGCTCAGAACAAGTTTGTGGGTGGCACTGGACTTTCTACCGAAGGGAAAGTCGTAAAGCATCCTAGTGTAGTTACCGATGGTCCCTATGTGGATATCAAGGAATCGCTGGCGGGGTTTATCTCTGTCCGGGCGAGTGACTTTGAGGATGCTTTGCGCATGGCCAAGGAGTGCCCTATATTGGGTGGCGCGGGCAACAGTGTCGAGGTGCGCAAAGTAGTTTCGGTGCACGACAATAAAAAATAA
- a CDS encoding glycine zipper domain-containing protein produces MKILLTLVTLCAAVLCQAQADQPTTSMAKSLGLYVFPKNKQSAQTQSKDEYDCYQWAVGQTGVDPVNPPKVEAAKVDTSPDGTAVVGAAKGAAAGVAIGAIAGDAGKGAAIGAVAGGLAGRRAKKVGDAQQQQKNEQAAQQQTQALMNDFKKAFSACMEGKSYTVK; encoded by the coding sequence ATGAAAATTTTATTAACTTTAGTTACCCTGTGCGCCGCCGTGCTGTGCCAGGCGCAAGCCGACCAGCCCACGACATCGATGGCCAAGAGCCTGGGTTTGTATGTGTTTCCGAAGAACAAACAATCGGCACAAACGCAGTCGAAAGATGAATACGATTGCTACCAGTGGGCTGTCGGACAAACGGGTGTCGATCCTGTCAATCCGCCCAAGGTGGAAGCCGCCAAAGTGGATACATCGCCCGACGGCACAGCTGTAGTGGGTGCGGCCAAAGGTGCTGCTGCAGGCGTAGCGATCGGCGCCATCGCCGGCGACGCAGGCAAGGGCGCAGCCATCGGGGCCGTAGCGGGAGGACTGGCGGGACGTCGCGCCAAAAAGGTCGGCGACGCGCAGCAACAACAGAAAAACGAGCAGGCCGCGCAACAGCAAACGCAGGCATTGATGAACGACTTCAAGAAAGCTTTCTCCGCCTGCATGGAGGGCAAGTCGTATACCGTGAAATAA
- a CDS encoding porin family protein encodes MNKFLLTFFLTLAACTLSHGQAAILVMIFGDKVASENFNFSLIGGFNVCNVTNYPGGKAILGAHFGLGANIRLGKSWYLIPEFKPFSYKGFQSTESLVTGDPAIDEAFHEVKTLWRSKYMEFPVLLHYRPTNRWQFGLGPQVNFLTGAKRIYEGSPGTFTKNSEDQFHEVDWGMAVNATYRLSTQRDGKGINIQARYYRGFSYVLLNGDNNVNSVFSLSLEFPFIKGNDDEKSEKGK; translated from the coding sequence GTGAATAAATTTTTACTGACCTTTTTTCTGACGCTTGCCGCATGTACCCTCTCTCACGGGCAAGCCGCCATTCTTGTGATGATCTTCGGCGACAAAGTGGCCAGCGAAAATTTCAACTTCAGCCTGATCGGCGGATTTAATGTCTGCAACGTCACCAACTATCCCGGCGGCAAAGCAATACTGGGTGCCCACTTCGGTTTGGGCGCCAACATTCGCTTGGGGAAAAGCTGGTACCTGATTCCTGAATTTAAACCGTTCAGCTACAAAGGATTTCAATCCACCGAATCGCTGGTGACAGGCGACCCGGCCATCGATGAGGCCTTTCACGAGGTAAAGACCTTATGGCGGTCGAAATACATGGAGTTCCCCGTACTACTGCATTACCGGCCCACCAACCGCTGGCAATTCGGGCTGGGGCCGCAAGTCAATTTTCTTACCGGGGCGAAGCGGATCTACGAAGGATCGCCCGGCACGTTTACCAAGAACTCCGAAGACCAATTTCACGAGGTCGACTGGGGCATGGCCGTCAACGCCACCTATCGCCTGTCGACTCAACGCGACGGCAAGGGTATCAATATTCAGGCGCGCTACTACCGCGGGTTTTCGTACGTCTTGTTGAACGGTGACAACAATGTGAACAGCGTGTTCTCGCTGAGTTTGGAATTTCCGTTTATCAAAGGCAACGATGACGAAAAAAGCGAGAAAGGAAAATGA
- a CDS encoding tail fiber domain-containing protein — protein sequence MKTKWTLALIFFLLVTVARSQTNTNLGTNAGNAGSENTSIGYLANNLVTGTLNVSLGSYAGYQLTTGEGNTFLGRATGASSTNAHYNTFVGYNAGYYNTGGHYNTFVGSNAGLNHTNGTNNVFVGSNSGWSLTSSSNNIAIGYRALLLCQTGSYNTATGTEALYNTLAGGNTGYGYQTLWFNTNGYGNTACGSGALVFNTTGFNNTGLGYRATMSAGIGDVQNSTALGAEATITASNQVRVGNANVTSIGGVVGWSIVSDGRFKKDVREDVSGLDFINELRPVSYSLDIPAMDKFIGLPDSVTQARTAARKKSTRTTGFVAQEVEALTKKGGYVFDGVDAPQNDKDHYSIRYDLFVVPLVKAVQELSAKVKEQQNQIEELLNQVNTPGNVNPSVGSKSVLYQNIANPFSSETEIRMLIAENVGSAQLIIYNLEGAQLKSIEVKGRGEQTVKISGNELKAGIYVYGFIADGKIVDTKRMVLLK from the coding sequence ATGAAAACGAAATGGACCTTGGCTTTGATCTTTTTTCTATTGGTGACTGTTGCCCGTTCACAGACTAACACGAACCTGGGAACGAATGCGGGTAATGCAGGCAGTGAGAATACATCGATTGGCTACTTGGCGAACAACCTCGTGACCGGCACCTTGAATGTCAGCCTCGGTTCGTATGCCGGATACCAGCTGACGACGGGAGAAGGCAATACATTTCTTGGTCGCGCCACGGGAGCGTCCTCGACGAACGCGCACTACAATACGTTTGTCGGATACAACGCCGGGTATTACAATACGGGCGGTCACTACAACACATTTGTCGGCAGTAATGCCGGATTGAATCACACCAACGGTACGAACAATGTGTTCGTGGGATCAAATAGCGGATGGAGCTTGACCTCGTCGTCTAACAACATCGCCATCGGTTATCGCGCGCTGCTCCTTTGCCAGACGGGAAGTTACAACACGGCCACGGGAACAGAAGCATTGTATAACACCCTTGCCGGGGGCAACACCGGATACGGGTACCAGACACTATGGTTCAACACGAACGGCTACGGCAACACCGCCTGTGGAAGTGGAGCCCTGGTGTTCAACACTACGGGATTTAACAATACAGGACTCGGTTACAGGGCCACGATGAGTGCCGGTATCGGAGACGTGCAAAATAGCACGGCTCTGGGCGCCGAAGCCACCATCACCGCTTCCAACCAGGTCCGCGTTGGCAACGCCAACGTTACCAGCATTGGAGGTGTGGTCGGCTGGTCTATCGTTTCCGACGGTCGCTTCAAGAAAGACGTTAGGGAAGATGTTTCAGGACTGGATTTCATAAACGAATTGCGTCCCGTCAGTTATTCACTCGATATTCCGGCGATGGATAAATTTATCGGTTTACCCGACAGCGTAACACAGGCAAGAACAGCTGCCCGAAAAAAATCAACACGCACCACGGGCTTTGTTGCCCAGGAGGTTGAGGCCCTGACGAAGAAGGGCGGCTATGTCTTTGACGGCGTCGATGCACCTCAAAACGACAAGGATCACTACAGCATTCGCTACGATCTGTTTGTGGTGCCACTGGTGAAAGCGGTACAAGAGCTGTCCGCAAAAGTAAAAGAACAACAAAACCAGATCGAGGAGTTGCTGAACCAGGTCAATACACCAGGCAATGTTAACCCAAGCGTTGGTAGCAAGTCCGTGCTTTATCAAAACATCGCCAATCCCTTCTCATCCGAGACGGAGATCAGGATGCTCATTGCCGAAAACGTGGGCAGTGCGCAACTCATTATCTATAATCTTGAAGGTGCCCAACTCAAGTCGATCGAGGTGAAGGGCAGGGGCGAGCAAACCGTTAAGATTTCCGGCAATGAGTTGAAGGCGGGGATTTATGTTTATGGTTTTATTGCTGATGGGAAGATTGTGGATACGAAGCGGATGGTGCTATTGAAATAA
- a CDS encoding AraC family transcriptional regulator, protein MKDVVTHNFSKNHVFFSTTRGNYHYPTHETPHLLVANFRESGQYVLNTRKVTASDSHFYMLNPGDKLEIDLRKKHALQTFLIAFDQTFVTHVFQTATSSAESLLDDGLAGTSATLSVPAVPFLMNAHISDLLYSTLQSSQEDEILAEILLGFFPMLHDTRNRLENLKAIKRSTREEIYRRIFVAEEFMREHLSETISLDQIAAAACMNRFHFLKLFKEMRHMTPHHFLTSLRLEQAYQQLKAGRFSVTEVCYAAGFQSPASFSHLFKRRYGCVPSALRK, encoded by the coding sequence ATGAAAGATGTTGTCACGCACAACTTCTCAAAGAATCACGTGTTCTTCTCCACGACGCGCGGAAATTATCATTACCCAACACATGAAACACCTCACCTGCTCGTGGCCAATTTCAGAGAGTCGGGCCAATATGTTTTGAACACCCGGAAGGTAACGGCGTCGGACAGTCATTTCTACATGCTGAATCCGGGCGACAAATTGGAAATCGATCTAAGAAAAAAGCACGCCCTGCAAACCTTCCTCATTGCGTTTGACCAGACCTTTGTGACGCACGTCTTTCAAACCGCCACAAGTTCTGCTGAGTCCCTATTGGATGACGGACTTGCGGGAACATCGGCCACGCTATCTGTTCCTGCTGTTCCTTTTTTGATGAATGCTCACATCAGTGATCTGCTTTATTCCACCTTGCAGTCATCTCAAGAAGATGAAATACTGGCTGAAATTTTACTCGGCTTTTTCCCAATGCTCCATGACACCCGGAACCGGTTAGAAAATCTGAAGGCCATAAAGCGTTCAACGCGCGAAGAAATTTACCGGCGAATTTTTGTAGCGGAGGAATTTATGCGTGAACACCTCTCCGAAACAATTTCCCTCGACCAGATCGCCGCCGCGGCCTGCATGAACCGATTCCATTTCCTGAAGCTCTTTAAAGAAATGAGGCACATGACACCGCATCACTTTCTGACCAGCCTGAGACTGGAACAGGCTTACCAGCAATTGAAAGCCGGAAGGTTTTCCGTCACGGAAGTCTGCTATGCCGCCGGGTTTCAAAGTCCCGCATCGTTCAGCCATCTTTTCAAAAGAAGATATGGATGCGTCCCCTCGGCATTACGGAAATAA